Proteins from one Paraburkholderia acidisoli genomic window:
- a CDS encoding high-affinity branched-chain amino acid ABC transporter permease LivM: protein MSQSVPVRVAAQRGHGPSSSQTLKGAFAAAIATIILTAPILGLQLTLDGYQVVLQQHWRPVWIAAAVVFVFQLVKPLVVRATSSVRLPKTPALGARQQRMAIWVLLAFGVVFPLMGSRGSIDVATLALIYVILGLGLNIVVGFAGLLDLGYVGFYAVGGYTYALLNQYFGFTFWECLPLAALASAAFGFVLGFPVLRLRGDYLAIVTLGFGEIIRLLLNNLTSITGGPDGISGIPKPTVFGYELARHASVEGAKTFNELIGIPYNGEHMVIFLYLLALVLVAFTLFVTSRLLRMPMGRAWEALREDEIACRSLGLNPTRIKLSAFTLGASFAGLAGAFFAARQGLVTPESFTFIESALILAVVVLGGMGSQLGVVLAAILLTALPEVARGFAEYRMLIFGLVMVLMMMWRPQGLLPASRPHVELPQ from the coding sequence ATGAGCCAATCTGTTCCGGTTCGCGTGGCCGCCCAGCGCGGTCACGGCCCGTCTTCGTCGCAGACGTTGAAGGGCGCGTTCGCCGCCGCCATCGCGACCATCATCCTCACCGCGCCGATCCTCGGCTTGCAACTCACGCTCGACGGCTATCAGGTCGTGCTGCAGCAGCACTGGCGGCCCGTGTGGATCGCCGCGGCCGTGGTGTTCGTGTTCCAGCTCGTCAAGCCGTTGGTTGTGCGCGCAACCAGTAGCGTGCGTTTGCCGAAAACCCCCGCGCTCGGCGCGCGTCAGCAACGCATGGCGATCTGGGTGCTGCTCGCCTTCGGCGTGGTGTTTCCGCTGATGGGCTCGCGCGGCTCGATCGACGTCGCCACGCTCGCGCTCATCTACGTGATTCTTGGCCTCGGCCTCAACATCGTGGTGGGCTTCGCGGGTCTGCTCGACCTCGGTTACGTGGGCTTCTACGCGGTGGGCGGCTATACGTATGCGCTGCTCAACCAGTATTTCGGCTTCACGTTCTGGGAATGCCTGCCGCTCGCGGCGCTCGCTTCGGCGGCGTTCGGCTTCGTGCTCGGCTTCCCGGTGCTGCGTTTGCGCGGCGACTATCTCGCGATCGTCACGCTCGGCTTCGGGGAAATCATCCGTTTGCTGCTCAACAATCTCACGAGCATCACGGGCGGTCCGGACGGCATCTCGGGCATTCCGAAGCCCACGGTGTTCGGTTACGAACTCGCGCGCCACGCCAGCGTGGAAGGCGCGAAGACGTTCAACGAACTGATCGGCATCCCGTACAACGGCGAGCACATGGTGATCTTCCTGTATCTGCTCGCGCTCGTGCTGGTGGCGTTCACGCTGTTCGTCACGAGCCGCCTGCTGCGTATGCCGATGGGGCGCGCGTGGGAAGCGCTGCGCGAAGACGAGATCGCCTGCCGTTCGCTCGGCTTGAATCCCACGCGCATCAAGCTCTCGGCGTTCACGCTGGGCGCCTCGTTCGCGGGTCTCGCGGGCGCGTTCTTCGCGGCGCGCCAGGGTCTCGTCACGCCGGAGTCGTTCACGTTCATCGAGTCGGCGCTGATCCTCGCCGTGGTCGTGCTCGGCGGCATGGGTTCGCAACTGGGCGTGGTGCTCGCGGCGATCCTGCTGACCGCGCTGCCGGAAGTGGCACGCGGCTTCGCCGAATACCGCATGCTGATCTTCGGTCTGGTGATGGTGCTGATGATGATGTGGCGTCCGCAGGGCCTGCTGCCCGCGAGTCGTCCGCACGTGGAGTTGCCGCAATGA
- the livH gene encoding high-affinity branched-chain amino acid ABC transporter permease LivH, with amino-acid sequence MNDFLPQFTQQLVNGLTLGAIYALIAIGYTMVYGIIGMINFAHGEIYMIGAYVGLVTLTAIGTSAGYPLPLVLGAALIVAVLVTGLYGFAVERVAYRPLRGGPRLVPLISAIGMSIFLQNYVQIGQGARDVSVPELISGALDFNMGGNFEVTIPYARMLIVGVTLVLMIALTLFISRSRMGRACRACAEDMKMANLLGIDTNRVISFTFVLGAMLAAVGGVLIGLTIGKLNPYIGFIAGIKAFTAAVLGGIGSIPGAMLGGVLLGLAETFASGYMPSEYKDVVAFGLLVLVLLFRPTGLLGKPDVEKV; translated from the coding sequence ATGAATGATTTTCTTCCTCAGTTCACCCAGCAGCTCGTCAACGGGCTGACGCTGGGTGCGATCTATGCGCTGATCGCCATTGGCTACACGATGGTCTACGGCATCATCGGCATGATCAACTTCGCTCACGGCGAGATCTACATGATCGGCGCCTACGTGGGCCTCGTCACGCTTACCGCGATCGGCACTTCGGCGGGTTATCCGCTGCCGCTCGTGCTGGGCGCGGCGCTTATCGTCGCGGTGCTGGTCACCGGGCTCTACGGTTTCGCGGTCGAGCGCGTCGCATACCGGCCGTTGCGCGGCGGCCCGCGCCTCGTGCCGCTGATCTCCGCCATCGGCATGTCCATCTTCCTGCAGAACTACGTGCAGATCGGTCAGGGCGCGCGCGATGTGTCGGTGCCGGAACTCATTTCCGGCGCGCTCGACTTCAACATGGGCGGCAATTTCGAAGTGACGATTCCGTATGCGCGCATGTTGATTGTGGGCGTGACGCTCGTGCTGATGATCGCGCTCACGCTGTTCATCTCGCGTTCGCGCATGGGCCGCGCCTGCCGCGCCTGCGCAGAAGACATGAAGATGGCGAACCTGCTCGGCATCGACACGAATCGCGTGATCTCGTTCACGTTCGTGCTCGGCGCGATGCTGGCGGCCGTGGGCGGCGTGCTGATCGGTCTTACCATCGGCAAGCTCAATCCGTATATCGGCTTCATTGCGGGCATCAAGGCGTTCACGGCGGCGGTGCTGGGCGGTATCGGCAGCATTCCGGGCGCGATGCTCGGCGGCGTGCTGCTCGGTCTCGCCGAAACCTTCGCCTCAGGCTACATGCCTTCGGAGTACAAGGACGTCGTGGCGTTCGGCCTGCTCGTGCTCGTGCTGCTGTTCCGTCCCACCGGCCTGCTCGGCAAGCCGGACGTCGAAAAGGTCTGA
- a CDS encoding branched-chain amino acid ABC transporter substrate-binding protein, with product MTSLSRLTRLTSVSLAAALLAFGANAHADTVKIAIAGPFSGPVAQYGDMVKAGALTAIEQINAAGGVNGNKLEAVLMDDACEPKQAVAVANKIVSQHIQYVVGHVCSGSTIPASDIYENEGVVMVTPSATAPQLTEGKKRQFIFRTIGRDDQQGPAAAAYIINKVKPKKVAILHDKQSYGQGIATSVKAALDKAHIPVVVFEGINAGDSDYSAVVTKLKSQGVDFVYFGGYHPEMGLLMRQSREQGVKATFMGPEGVGNKDVTAIAGPASEGMLVTLPADFAADPANAKLVKAFADAKRDANGPFQMPAYAAVEVIADGIKGAKSTDPTKVAAYLHANAFNTPIGKVEYDKQGDLKSFRFVVYTWHKDATKTAAN from the coding sequence ATGACGTCGCTGTCACGCCTTACCCGCCTTACCTCCGTTTCCCTCGCCGCCGCGCTGCTCGCATTTGGTGCAAACGCGCACGCAGACACCGTCAAGATCGCCATCGCCGGTCCGTTCAGCGGCCCCGTCGCCCAGTACGGCGACATGGTCAAGGCAGGCGCGCTGACCGCGATCGAGCAGATCAATGCCGCGGGCGGCGTGAACGGCAACAAGCTCGAAGCCGTGCTGATGGACGACGCGTGCGAGCCGAAGCAGGCCGTGGCCGTTGCCAACAAGATCGTCTCGCAGCACATTCAGTACGTGGTCGGCCACGTGTGCTCGGGCTCCACGATCCCCGCATCGGACATCTACGAGAACGAAGGCGTCGTGATGGTCACGCCGTCGGCGACCGCGCCGCAACTGACCGAAGGCAAGAAGCGCCAGTTCATCTTCCGCACGATCGGCCGCGACGACCAGCAAGGTCCGGCAGCCGCCGCGTACATCATCAACAAGGTCAAGCCGAAGAAGGTCGCGATCCTGCACGACAAGCAGTCGTACGGCCAGGGCATCGCCACCTCGGTGAAGGCCGCGCTCGACAAGGCGCACATTCCGGTTGTGGTGTTCGAAGGCATCAACGCCGGCGATTCGGACTACTCGGCCGTCGTCACCAAGCTCAAGTCGCAAGGCGTGGACTTCGTCTACTTTGGCGGCTATCACCCGGAAATGGGTCTGCTGATGCGCCAGTCGCGTGAACAGGGCGTGAAGGCCACGTTCATGGGCCCCGAAGGCGTGGGCAACAAGGACGTCACCGCGATCGCCGGTCCGGCTTCGGAAGGCATGCTCGTCACGCTGCCCGCCGACTTCGCCGCCGATCCCGCCAACGCGAAGCTCGTGAAGGCGTTCGCCGACGCGAAGCGCGACGCCAACGGTCCGTTCCAGATGCCCGCCTACGCGGCCGTGGAAGTGATCGCCGACGGCATCAAGGGCGCGAAGAGCACCGACCCGACCAAGGTTGCCGCTTACCTGCATGCCAACGCGTTCAACACGCCGATCGGCAAGGTCGAGTACGACAAGCAGGGCGACCTGAAGTCGTTCCGCTTCGTCGTCTACACGTGGCACAAGGACGCCACCAAGACCGCCGCGAACTGA
- a CDS encoding ABC transporter substrate-binding protein codes for MKTFKLAAQAATLTLIASAAVLATASGAARAADTATVEVLSIVEHPALDAIRDGVRDELQAAGYDAGKNLKWEYQSAQGNTGTAAQIARKFVGDNPSAIVAIATPSAQAVVAATKSVPVVYSGVTDPVAAQLVKTWTPSGTNVTGVSDKLPLDKQVALIKRVVPNAKTVGMVYNPGEANSVVVVKALKALLAQQGMTLKEAAAPRTVDIGPAAKSLIGKVDVIYTNTDNNVVSAYEALVKVANDAKIPLVASDTDSVKRGAIAALGIDYRDLGHQTGKVVVRILKGEKPGAIASETSNKLQLFVNPAAAQKQGVTLSADLLKDATTVVK; via the coding sequence ATGAAGACCTTCAAACTCGCCGCCCAAGCCGCCACCCTCACGCTGATCGCCAGCGCCGCCGTGCTCGCGACGGCCTCGGGTGCCGCGCGCGCAGCCGACACCGCCACCGTCGAAGTCCTCTCGATCGTCGAGCATCCCGCGCTCGACGCGATCCGCGACGGCGTGCGCGACGAACTCCAGGCGGCCGGCTACGACGCCGGAAAGAACCTCAAGTGGGAATATCAGAGCGCGCAAGGCAACACCGGCACCGCCGCGCAGATCGCGCGCAAATTCGTCGGCGACAACCCGAGCGCGATCGTCGCCATCGCCACGCCCTCGGCCCAGGCAGTCGTGGCCGCCACGAAGAGCGTGCCCGTGGTCTACTCGGGCGTGACCGACCCGGTTGCCGCGCAACTGGTGAAGACGTGGACACCGAGCGGCACGAACGTCACCGGCGTTTCCGACAAACTGCCGCTCGACAAGCAGGTCGCGCTCATCAAGCGCGTCGTGCCGAACGCGAAGACGGTCGGCATGGTCTACAACCCCGGCGAGGCGAATTCGGTCGTGGTCGTGAAGGCGCTCAAGGCGCTGCTCGCGCAGCAGGGCATGACGCTCAAGGAAGCGGCCGCGCCGCGCACGGTCGACATCGGCCCGGCGGCGAAGAGCCTGATCGGCAAGGTGGACGTGATCTACACCAACACCGACAACAATGTCGTTTCGGCGTACGAAGCATTGGTCAAGGTCGCCAACGACGCGAAGATTCCGCTCGTGGCGTCGGACACGGACAGCGTGAAGCGTGGCGCCATCGCGGCGCTCGGCATCGACTACCGCGATCTCGGCCATCAAACCGGCAAGGTCGTCGTGCGCATCCTCAAGGGCGAGAAACCCGGCGCGATCGCCTCGGAAACGAGCAACAAGCTGCAACTGTTCGTGAATCCGGCCGCCGCGCAAAAACAAGGCGTGACGCTTTCGGCCGATCTGCTCAAGGACGCGACCACGGTCGTGAAATAA
- a CDS encoding ABC transporter permease, whose amino-acid sequence MSLYSLLGALEIGLIFSLVALGVLISFRILNFPDLTVDGSFPLGGAVAATLIAAGHDPFLATACAVVAGALAGFVTGWLNVRLKIMDLLASILMMIALYSINLRVMGAPNVPLISESTVFTTIQPAWLPDYVLRPLALLVVVIVAKLGVDAFFSSQYGLALRATGANPRMARAQGIATGRATLAGMALSNALVALAGALFAQTQGGSDISMGIGTIVIGLAAVIIGESILPARRLMLTTLAAVLGAILYRFFIALALNSDFIGLKAQDLNLVTAVLVTIALVLPATRKKLFGRKKGRA is encoded by the coding sequence ATGTCCCTCTACTCGCTGCTGGGCGCGCTGGAGATCGGCCTGATCTTCAGTCTCGTGGCCCTCGGGGTGCTGATCTCGTTTCGCATCCTCAACTTTCCCGATCTGACCGTCGACGGCAGTTTTCCGTTGGGCGGCGCCGTCGCCGCCACGCTGATCGCCGCCGGTCACGATCCGTTTCTCGCAACCGCCTGCGCAGTCGTGGCCGGCGCGCTCGCGGGCTTCGTCACGGGCTGGCTCAACGTGCGCCTCAAGATCATGGATCTGCTCGCCAGCATCCTGATGATGATCGCGCTCTATTCGATCAACTTGCGCGTGATGGGCGCGCCCAACGTGCCGCTGATTTCCGAATCCACCGTCTTCACGACGATTCAGCCCGCGTGGCTGCCCGATTACGTGTTGCGCCCGCTCGCGCTGCTCGTCGTCGTGATCGTCGCGAAACTGGGCGTGGATGCGTTCTTTTCGTCGCAATACGGTCTTGCGTTGCGCGCGACCGGCGCGAATCCGCGCATGGCGCGCGCGCAGGGCATCGCGACGGGTCGCGCGACGCTGGCCGGGATGGCGCTATCGAACGCGCTCGTCGCGCTCGCGGGCGCGCTGTTCGCGCAAACGCAGGGCGGCTCGGACATCTCGATGGGGATCGGCACGATCGTGATCGGGTTGGCCGCGGTCATCATCGGCGAAAGCATCCTGCCCGCGCGCCGTCTCATGCTCACCACGCTCGCGGCCGTGCTCGGTGCGATTCTTTATCGCTTCTTCATTGCGCTCGCGCTCAACAGCGATTTCATCGGCCTGAAGGCACAGGACCTGAATCTCGTCACCGCCGTGCTCGTGACAATCGCGCTCGTGCTGCCGGCCACGCGCAAGAAGCTGTTCGGCCGTAAGAAAGGGAGGGCATGA
- a CDS encoding ABC transporter ATP-binding protein, whose product MLSASNLQLTFNADTPIETRALRGLNLEIPTGQFVAVIGSNGAGKSTFLNAISGDQRVDSGTISIDGNDVTRKQAWDRAHLVARVFQDPMAGTCEALTIEENMALAMTRGKRRGFGPALKRQDSELFRAKLRLLNLGLENRLTDRIGLLSGGQRQAVSLLMASLQPSRILLLDEHTAALDPKTAAFVLELTARIVEESKLTTMMVTHSMRQALDYGQRTVMLHQGQVVLDVSGEARNGLDVPDLLRMFEHNRHETLDDDALLLG is encoded by the coding sequence ATGCTCAGCGCCAGCAATCTGCAACTCACTTTCAATGCCGATACGCCGATCGAAACCCGCGCGCTACGTGGCCTGAATCTCGAGATTCCCACGGGCCAGTTCGTCGCCGTGATCGGCTCGAACGGTGCGGGGAAATCGACCTTTCTCAACGCGATCAGCGGCGATCAACGCGTGGATAGCGGCACCATCTCGATCGACGGCAACGACGTTACGCGCAAGCAGGCGTGGGACCGCGCGCATCTCGTCGCGCGCGTGTTTCAGGACCCGATGGCCGGCACCTGCGAGGCACTCACGATCGAAGAGAACATGGCGCTCGCGATGACGCGCGGCAAACGTCGCGGCTTTGGCCCCGCGCTGAAAAGGCAGGATAGCGAGTTGTTTCGCGCGAAGTTGCGCCTGCTGAATCTCGGGCTCGAAAACCGCCTGACCGACCGCATCGGCCTGCTTTCGGGCGGACAGCGCCAGGCCGTGAGCCTGCTGATGGCGTCGCTGCAACCGTCGCGCATTCTGCTGCTCGACGAGCACACGGCCGCGCTCGATCCGAAAACGGCCGCGTTCGTGCTCGAACTGACCGCGCGTATTGTCGAGGAATCGAAGCTCACGACCATGATGGTCACGCACAGCATGCGCCAGGCGCTCGATTACGGGCAGCGCACCGTGATGCTGCATCAGGGGCAAGTGGTGCTCGACGTGTCCGGCGAGGCACGCAACGGTCTCGACGTACCCGACCTGCTGCGCATGTTCGAACACAATCGTCACGAAACACTCGACGACGACGCGCTGCTGCTCGGCTGA
- a CDS encoding PaaI family thioesterase: protein MSQFAVDNPFLETLGVSVAQWRDGYAELVMPIDASKLNRQGVLQGGAIATLLDAAAGYAGLFAEAGQPARHGFTLSLTTNYLDKGLGQFVRAKGFLERGGRSIFFARAEAWVDDRVLIASAQGTFKYVKPAAAGK from the coding sequence ATGTCGCAATTCGCCGTGGACAATCCCTTCCTCGAAACGCTGGGCGTGAGCGTCGCGCAATGGCGCGATGGCTACGCGGAACTCGTGATGCCCATCGACGCCTCCAAGCTCAACCGGCAAGGCGTGCTGCAAGGCGGCGCGATCGCCACGCTGCTCGACGCGGCCGCGGGCTACGCGGGTCTGTTCGCGGAAGCCGGGCAACCCGCGCGCCACGGCTTCACGCTCTCGCTCACTACGAACTATCTCGACAAAGGTCTGGGTCAGTTCGTGCGCGCGAAGGGGTTTCTGGAACGCGGCGGCCGTTCGATCTTTTTCGCGCGCGCGGAGGCATGGGTCGACGACCGCGTCTTGATCGCGAGCGCGCAGGGTACGTTCAAATACGTGAAGCCGGCTGCCGCTGGAAAATAG
- a CDS encoding pyridoxal-phosphate-dependent aminotransferase family protein yields the protein MMGAGPVPIPDAVAKANTVVINHLGDTMARVIHQVKAMARYVFQTHSNWVLGVAGPGSAAMEMAVSNLAWPGTRVLSIVNGFFSARMAEMARRVGAEVTTLDVADRSIASLDDIAQAIERTRPAIVTIVHGETSNTVCNRQIREIVQLAKAAGALVVVDAVCTLSTMPLEMDAWGIDVVITGGQKGLSSIPGVSLIAFSNAAWERVRTRTAPNTHWCLDATLAENFWHNAGYHYTAPVSGVLALHEALRLVCTETLEKRFARHLRCSLALQSGVSALGLSLYTPQACRLNSVVGIELPAKLTAREVCNHISQQYQVEIAGSFGLPIVRIGQMGEQCREHHLFRTVHALGRTMCDLGAAVDLPAGVAALEESLSSSARRA from the coding sequence ATGATGGGCGCGGGTCCCGTGCCCATTCCCGACGCCGTGGCCAAAGCCAACACGGTCGTGATCAATCACCTTGGCGACACCATGGCGCGCGTGATCCATCAGGTGAAGGCCATGGCGCGCTACGTGTTCCAGACGCATTCGAACTGGGTGCTCGGCGTGGCCGGGCCCGGCTCGGCCGCCATGGAAATGGCCGTGTCGAATCTCGCGTGGCCGGGCACACGCGTGCTGTCCATCGTCAACGGTTTCTTCAGCGCGCGCATGGCCGAAATGGCGCGACGCGTGGGTGCGGAAGTCACCACGCTCGACGTCGCCGACCGCTCGATCGCCTCGCTCGACGACATCGCGCAGGCCATCGAACGCACGCGCCCGGCCATCGTCACGATCGTGCACGGCGAAACCTCGAACACGGTGTGCAACCGGCAGATCCGGGAGATCGTGCAACTCGCGAAAGCGGCCGGCGCGCTCGTGGTTGTCGACGCCGTCTGCACGCTGAGCACCATGCCGCTGGAAATGGACGCGTGGGGTATCGACGTGGTCATCACGGGCGGCCAAAAGGGTTTGTCGTCGATCCCGGGCGTGTCGCTGATCGCCTTTTCGAATGCCGCATGGGAGCGCGTGCGCACGCGCACGGCGCCCAACACGCACTGGTGCCTCGACGCCACGCTCGCCGAAAACTTCTGGCACAACGCGGGATATCACTACACCGCGCCGGTGTCCGGCGTGCTCGCGCTGCATGAAGCACTGCGTCTCGTGTGCACGGAAACGCTCGAAAAACGCTTTGCGCGCCACCTGCGTTGTTCGCTCGCACTGCAAAGCGGCGTGAGCGCGCTCGGTCTGTCGCTCTATACGCCGCAAGCGTGCCGCCTCAATTCCGTGGTGGGCATCGAGTTGCCGGCAAAGCTCACGGCACGCGAAGTCTGCAATCACATCTCGCAGCAGTATCAGGTCGAGATCGCGGGATCGTTCGGTCTGCCCATCGTTCGAATCGGGCAAATGGGCGAGCAGTGCCGCGAGCACCATCTGTTCCGCACCGTGCATGCACTCGGCCGCACGATGTGCGATCTGGGCGCCGCCGTCGATCTGCCCGCCGGGGTGGCCGCGCTCGAAGAATCGCTGTCGTCGAGCGCGCGGCGAGCGTAA
- a CDS encoding class I SAM-dependent DNA methyltransferase, whose protein sequence is MSTNDPSSPQALPGRASYTQFADRYAERAPVKPHNALYERPATRALLGEVAGLDLLDAGCGPGIVSAELAAEGARVSAFDVTPAMVELAKARCANLAVAVETGDLGAPLHWLANAAFDRIVCSLALDYVEHLAPTFREFHRVARPGAVLVFSMAHPMRDWIDTRTRGSRTYFDTTRFGLHWGGFGEPKPWVEAFRRPLADIFNALTESGWNLERVTEPVPLAEMKSVSPALHAELTQAPAFICVRAKRA, encoded by the coding sequence ATGTCCACCAACGATCCCTCTTCCCCGCAAGCGCTGCCCGGCCGCGCCAGCTACACGCAGTTCGCCGACCGCTACGCCGAGCGCGCGCCCGTCAAGCCACACAACGCGCTGTACGAACGCCCCGCCACGCGCGCCTTGCTTGGCGAAGTCGCGGGCCTCGATCTGCTCGACGCGGGTTGCGGGCCCGGCATCGTCAGCGCGGAATTGGCCGCCGAAGGCGCGCGGGTGAGCGCCTTCGACGTCACGCCCGCGATGGTCGAGCTGGCCAAAGCCCGTTGCGCGAATCTCGCGGTGGCGGTCGAAACCGGCGACCTCGGCGCGCCGCTGCATTGGCTCGCCAACGCCGCGTTCGATCGCATTGTGTGCTCGCTCGCACTCGATTACGTCGAGCATCTCGCGCCCACCTTTCGCGAGTTTCATCGCGTGGCGCGGCCCGGCGCGGTGCTGGTGTTTTCGATGGCGCATCCCATGCGCGACTGGATCGACACGCGCACGCGCGGTTCGCGAACCTACTTCGACACGACGCGCTTCGGTCTGCATTGGGGCGGCTTCGGCGAACCGAAGCCGTGGGTGGAGGCGTTCCGGCGTCCGCTTGCCGATATCTTCAATGCGCTCACGGAAAGCGGCTGGAACCTCGAGCGTGTGACCGAACCGGTGCCGCTCGCGGAAATGAAGTCGGTTTCGCCGGCGCTGCATGCGGAACTCACGCAGGCGCCGGCGTTCATCTGCGTGCGCGCGAAGCGCGCCTGA
- a CDS encoding porin — MKYAVTNRTLIFALSLGAATQLHAQSNVTLYGTVDNAISYVNNQGGHANVALRQGNLYASKFGLRGNEDLGGGTSAIFDLQAGFDANTGANSSSGLLFNRQAYAGLKNERYGTITFGRQYTPYMSFVGPLASSSWLTGATGAHPGDYDGLDTTVRINNAVTYTSPVFGGLSASVLYGFSGLAGSMGKGQTFSGALRYSTGPLSVAAGYLRLDNTERTANFDPNATGSFAVSAVNRGYASARAVQNVAAAANYTVGDFTFGLNYTNVEYLAGGRTAFADTAVFNTYGALAAWRITPMFDLAGAFSYTLAAKSNGIASAARYQQYSLKQSWHLSKRTTLYALQAYQRANGQTLGANGIVDAVATVGDSQNGTPSSTQAQFVGMAGISLLF, encoded by the coding sequence ATGAAATACGCTGTCACGAACCGCACGCTCATCTTCGCGCTGTCCCTCGGCGCGGCAACGCAACTTCACGCGCAATCGAACGTCACGCTCTACGGCACCGTCGACAACGCGATCAGCTACGTCAACAATCAGGGCGGCCATGCGAATGTCGCGCTTCGGCAGGGCAATCTCTACGCGTCCAAATTCGGCTTGCGCGGCAACGAGGACCTCGGCGGCGGCACGAGCGCCATCTTCGATCTGCAGGCGGGCTTCGACGCGAACACGGGCGCGAATTCGTCGAGCGGTCTGCTGTTCAATCGCCAGGCGTACGCGGGCCTCAAGAACGAGCGTTACGGCACGATTACGTTCGGGCGCCAGTACACGCCGTATATGTCGTTCGTCGGGCCGCTCGCGTCGAGTAGCTGGCTCACGGGCGCAACGGGCGCGCATCCCGGCGACTACGACGGACTCGACACCACGGTGCGTATCAACAATGCCGTGACGTACACGTCGCCGGTCTTCGGCGGACTGAGCGCGAGCGTGCTGTACGGTTTCAGCGGCCTCGCGGGCAGCATGGGCAAAGGGCAGACATTCAGCGGCGCGCTGCGCTACAGCACTGGTCCGCTCAGCGTCGCGGCAGGGTATTTGCGGCTCGATAACACGGAGCGCACGGCGAATTTCGATCCGAACGCGACGGGGTCGTTCGCGGTGTCGGCCGTGAATCGCGGCTATGCGTCGGCGCGTGCGGTGCAGAACGTCGCGGCCGCCGCGAACTACACCGTGGGCGATTTCACCTTCGGGCTGAACTACACGAACGTCGAATATCTCGCGGGTGGTCGCACCGCGTTTGCGGATACGGCGGTGTTCAACACCTATGGCGCGCTGGCCGCGTGGCGCATCACACCCATGTTCGATCTTGCCGGGGCGTTCTCGTACACGCTCGCCGCAAAATCCAACGGCATCGCGAGCGCCGCGCGGTATCAGCAGTATTCGCTGAAGCAGTCGTGGCATCTTTCGAAGCGCACCACCCTCTACGCGTTGCAGGCGTACCAGCGCGCCAACGGTCAGACGCTCGGTGCGAACGGCATCGTCGATGCAGTGGCGACCGTGGGCGATTCGCAGAACGGCACGCCGTCGAGCACGCAAGCGCAATTCGTCGGCATGGCGGGCATTTCGTTGCTGTTTTAA